A window of Microbacterium lushaniae genomic DNA:
CGCCGACGCGGCGACGCTGTTCCTCGACGACGCGGCGCTCGGGGGCGAGGGCATCGACGCGCTGGGCATCGTCCCGGCGGTCGGTGCGGATGAGGCCGCGGTGCGCGCGGCGCTGGAGTCGCAGTTCCCCGATGTGCGCGTGCTGACGGGGGAGGGCCGGGGCGCAGCCGAGGATCCCGCCGTGTCCGGGTCCCGCACACCGGCCATCGTGATCGGCGCGGTCTTCGGCGGGATCGTGCTGACGGTGCTGGCCACCGTCGCGTCCGGCATCGTCGCGCTCTCGGTGCGTCAACGCAGCCGCGAGATCAGCCTGCTCCGCGCCACCGGCGCCACCGGGCGCCAGGCGCGCGCACTGCTGGTGGGCGAAGCATCCCTCGCGGGGATCGCGGGGGCGCTGATCGGGCTCGCGCTGGGTGTGCCGCTCGCCCACGCGCTGTTCGCTGCCATGCGTGCGTGGGGCGTCGTCCCCCACGGCCTCCAGCTGCGCGTGGGACTGATCCCCTTCGGCATCGCCCTGGTGACCACCACGGCCGTCGTCTGGCTCGCCGCCCGCCTGGCCTCCCGCCCCGCCCGCCGTGCTCGCGCGATCGACGCGCTCCGGGAGGCGGATCTGCCTCCCGCACGCGTCGGCTTCATCCGGTGGCTCCTGGGTCTCCTCTTCGGCGGGGGCGCGGTCGCACTGGCGATCATCACGTGCTTCATGCCGCCGTCGCTGGTCTCCGCCACCGCGGGGCCCGCCGTGCTGGCCGGAGCGATCTCCGCCTCGCTGCTGGCGCCCGTGCACCTGCGCCTGGGCAGAGTCGTGCTCCGCCCTGTCATGGGCGGATTCCACCGAGGGCTCGCCGGGTTGGCCGGCGTCAACGTCAGATCACGCATCGCCACCCTCTCGACGGTGACCGGCGCGGCCGCGCTCGTCGTCGGGATCGGGGCGGGCAATCTGGTCTCCCAGGCGATGCTCACCACCACGGCGGCGCGCGCGCAGGTGCAGACCCTTACCGCCGAGGTCGTCGTGTGGGGGCCCGCCGGGACTGCCACCGAGATCGCCGGTGACATCGCGGCGCTGCCGGAGGTGGACGCGGTCAGCCCGTTGGTCGTCTCCGGTGGCTGGATGGAGCGGCCCCACGACTCCTCGCATCCCGACCGCCCCTGGCCGCTACGCGGGCTCGACGGCGCGGCGATCCCGCACGTGCTCTCCACCGAACTCGTGGCGGGCGACTTCACCGACCTCACCGGACAGACCCTCGCACTGCCCGCGTCCTCCGCCGAGGAGCTGAATCTGGGCATCGGCGACACCGTCGACTTCCGGTTCGGTGACGGCGCCGCCGCAGAACTGCGCGTCGTGGCCATCTATGACGATCTACCCGGCTACGAGCACCTTCTCCTCCCCGCCGACCTCCTCGCCGCGCACACCACCGCGCGCGCCGCCGAGACGGTGCTGGTGGCACGCAGCGAGAGCGCCACGCCTGCCGCGCTCGAGACGGCGGTGGCCGGCGCAGTCGCCGGGCAGCCCGCCGTCACCGTGGGCGACCGGAGCGCCCTGGAGAGCGCCCTTCAGCAGGGCCTCAACGTCAACGCCCTCATCAACGGTCTCATGATCGTGGTCGTCCTGGCCTACGCGATGATCGCCGTCATCAACACCGTCGCCGTCTCCACGCTCGGCAGGCGCCGGGAGCTGGCGATGCTGCGCCTCACCGGCGCCACCCAGCGCCAGGTGAGGGCGGTCCTCCTGATCGAGACCGGCCTCGCCGCCGGCACGGGGCTCGGCGTCGGCCTGGTCGTCGCGTGCGCGGCCATCCTGCCCACCGCCCTCGTCGTGGGCGCCGATCCGTCCGCACCTCTGCCGCTGGCGATCCTCGTCGCCGTCGGCGCCGCGGTGGCCGCGATCACCCTGCCCATCACGGCCGTCGCGGCCCGGCGCGCGATGGCCGGTCGCCCCACGGACGCCATCGCCCGGTCGTGACCGGGCGGGGTCAGGCCTCGGGGCGGCCGTCGCGCCAGTAGCCCATGAACGCCACGGCGCGACGATCGACGCCGTGCTCGGCGACCAGATGGCGGCGCAGAGCCTTGATGGCTCCGGCCTCGCCGGCCAGCCACGCGTACATCGGCGCGCGCTTGAGGGCGGCACCGCCCTTCGCGGTGCGCGGCACCTCCCACAGGATGCCCTCGTCGATGTCGATCTCCTCCACCTCGGCGCCGTGACCGGGCGGCACGAGCTCGTGCGAGGCCTCGCGCACCGCGCGCTCCAGGTGGGCGTGGCGGGGCGCGCCGGCGCGCGCGGCCATCCGGTACGTGAAGCCGGGATGCTGCGGCAGGTAGGCGAGGTCGCCCTCCTCGGGCACCTCCAGCACCACGATGCCACGCGCCTCCGCCGGCAGCTGCTCGAGGATCACCGCGATCGCGGGCGCTGCCGTCTCGTCGCCGGCGAGCAGGAAGCAGCCGGTCTGCGCGGGCGGGACGAAGTCGATCCCGAAGCTCACGCCGGTGTGGGCGGTGGTGGGGGCGAAGATGAGCACCTCGTCGCCGATCCGGGCGCCGTCGATCCACGCCGAGGCCGGGCCGATCACCTCGTGGGCGACCATGTCGACGTCGACCTCGGAGAGGTCGTTGCGCACGGCGCGGGTCGTGTAGGTGCGGAACGGCGGACGGGTCGCGGCATCCATCGCCCGCCACCGGGCGTACCAGTCCTCCTCGGTGGGCATGGCGTCCAGGCCCGCCACGGCGGTGGGGAAGACGATCTTGACGCGCTGGTCCAGGCCCGGGTCGCCGTAGTCGGCGAGGTCGGGGCCGCCGAACGTGAAGCGGCGGAAACTGGGCGTCACGTCGGTGACGGAGAGCAGGCGGGCGCGGAAGAAGCGACTGGTCGCGACGGTGGTCGACGTCATCGGGGATCCGTTCGGGAGGCGGCCGCGGAATGGTGACGACCGCGGGGGAGGACGAGGGGCGTGCCGGAGACCGGGTCGGGGACGACGAGGCAGTCGAGCCCGAAGGCGTGGCGGATGAGCTCGGGCGTGATGACGTCGGAGGGGGCGCCGCCGGCGATCACTTCGCCCTCGCGCATGGCGAAGACGTGATCGGCGTAGCGCGCAGCGAGGTTGATGTCGTGCAGCACCATGACCGTCGTCGTCCCGCGGTCGCGGTTGAGGTCGGTGAGCAGGTCGAGCACCTCGATCTGGTGCGCGACGTCGAGGAAGGTCGTGGGCTCGTCCAGCAGCAGGATGTCGGTCTCCTGCGCCAGCGCCATCGCG
This region includes:
- a CDS encoding FtsX-like permease family protein — protein: MLTLILAGLRQRAAAVVSIVIAAGLGSALIVVSGAMFETGIRLAAPPERIGGAELVVIGSPSYTMLDAQGRRTTDLRPYPERHRLSAAVVGQAAQLDGVELAVPIRLFDAFVRTPERSVTMTGQNSASAAVSALAIPRGAGPGTGEAVLTSAAAATLDVRPGDRLTVTVAGRTAPVQVTGVIGGPADAATLFLDDAALGGEGIDALGIVPAVGADEAAVRAALESQFPDVRVLTGEGRGAAEDPAVSGSRTPAIVIGAVFGGIVLTVLATVASGIVALSVRQRSREISLLRATGATGRQARALLVGEASLAGIAGALIGLALGVPLAHALFAAMRAWGVVPHGLQLRVGLIPFGIALVTTTAVVWLAARLASRPARRARAIDALREADLPPARVGFIRWLLGLLFGGGAVALAIITCFMPPSLVSATAGPAVLAGAISASLLAPVHLRLGRVVLRPVMGGFHRGLAGLAGVNVRSRIATLSTVTGAAALVVGIGAGNLVSQAMLTTTAARAQVQTLTAEVVVWGPAGTATEIAGDIAALPEVDAVSPLVVSGGWMERPHDSSHPDRPWPLRGLDGAAIPHVLSTELVAGDFTDLTGQTLALPASSAEELNLGIGDTVDFRFGDGAAAELRVVAIYDDLPGYEHLLLPADLLAAHTTARAAETVLVARSESATPAALETAVAGAVAGQPAVTVGDRSALESALQQGLNVNALINGLMIVVVLAYAMIAVINTVAVSTLGRRRELAMLRLTGATQRQVRAVLLIETGLAAGTGLGVGLVVACAAILPTALVVGADPSAPLPLAILVAVGAAVAAITLPITAVAARRAMAGRPTDAIARS
- a CDS encoding siderophore-interacting protein; this translates as MTSTTVATSRFFRARLLSVTDVTPSFRRFTFGGPDLADYGDPGLDQRVKIVFPTAVAGLDAMPTEEDWYARWRAMDAATRPPFRTYTTRAVRNDLSEVDVDMVAHEVIGPASAWIDGARIGDEVLIFAPTTAHTGVSFGIDFVPPAQTGCFLLAGDETAAPAIAVILEQLPAEARGIVVLEVPEEGDLAYLPQHPGFTYRMAARAGAPRHAHLERAVREASHELVPPGHGAEVEEIDIDEGILWEVPRTAKGGAALKRAPMYAWLAGEAGAIKALRRHLVAEHGVDRRAVAFMGYWRDGRPEA